DNA from Mycobacteriales bacterium:
TACGTCTAGGAGACCCGGCCGTAGTCGTCGTCTAGTCGCTCAATGTCATCTTCGCCAAAATAATCGCCGTGCTGCACTTCGATGAAGATCAGCTCGTCGGGCCCCGTGTTCTCGATTCGATGGCACACGCCGACCGGCACGTCGATTGGGTTGCCGCGCTCAACGGCGACAGTCGCACCGTCGAGCGTCACGACGCCGCAGCCTTGCACGATTAACCAGTGTTCAGAGCGACGTGCGTGCCGTTGGTAACTGAGCCGCTTGCCTGATGCGACCGTGATCGATTTCACTTTGAAACTGTGGTGCTCCGCCAGAACGCCGTAGTGACCCCACGGCCGCACGTTGTCGTCCACGGCCGCACGATAGCGCCGGATCCCCCGCGTTCCTTCGCGGCCTATCGTGCGCCGTGGAACGGCAGCTTCCTGTCGCCACCAGCAGTCGCGTCGGGCGCTCTCAGCCGCGAACCGTGATCACAGTGTCGTAGGTCGACTCGCGCCGAAGCGTCACTGCGAAATGCATGACTTGGTCGCGGTCGCTGCCGTATACGCCCGCTACCAAAGCGCCGTTTCGCCGTACTTGTTGTTGCACAGTGAAGACAGACGACGGTGCGGGAGAAACCCCAGCGCCCTGACACGATCGTTCAAATACCAGCAGGAACGGCACACCGCGCTCCACAGAAACGGTCGTCCGGCCTTCGAGATCGCCGGGGCCGATGAACACCTCGCGGGAGAGGATCGATCCGCATACCGACTGAACCTAAAGACGTGGATACGTGTGGCCACCACACGAGGCGACGAGCAGCGCCATCAAAGGCAGCGCGCTCATAGATCGGGTCGGCGTCATGGCGGGGCGAACGATAACGCCGGCTCCCGTCGTTGATCTTGGAGTTCGGCAGCGACCGAGAAGAGCAGCTACCGTCGTCACGTACCCCGCATCAGCGGCGATCAAGGACCCTAAGGCGCTCGGGTTCCGGCCACTCGGCCGGCGGCTCATCGACG
Protein-coding regions in this window:
- a CDS encoding phosphomannose isomerase type II C-terminal cupin domain, with translation MDDNVRPWGHYGVLAEHHSFKVKSITVASGKRLSYQRHARRSEHWLIVQGCGVVTLDGATVAVERGNPIDVPVGVCHRIENTGPDELIFIEVQHGDYFGEDDIERLDDDYGRVS